One Eubacteriales bacterium mix99 genomic window carries:
- the pepF gene encoding oligoendopeptidase F produces MSKEKKLPKRSEIPDKWKWKLEDLYPSDEAWEQDYQRIREAIPDIQAARGTLCQSAEQFLKGLNVYFEWVEKAEHLFVYASMKRDEDNGNAESQALLDRAREVLTAGESAASFLVPEILSISRDTLRDFMESCEGLKVYDQYLDEITRRKEHYLSDREEEILAMAGEMAAAPRNIFSMINNADIRFPEVHDVNGEKIELTKGRYTQLMGNRDRAVRKEAFHAFYATYAEQKNAISAALNASVKKDIFFSKVRHYPSDLEASLDEDNVPKSVYDNLIGAVGQNLDAMYRYVDLKKHALQVDELHMYDVYAPIVKDVDWNISYDRAKEIVAEGLGPLGADYQKILQKGFAGGWIDVMENEGKTSGGYSQGVYGVHPYILLNYQGNIASVFTLAHEMGHSIHSYLSGKNQPFAKAEYRIFVAEVASTLNEILLTEHLLHTLEDPKQKAYVLNYYLEQFRTTVYRQTMFAEFEKSIHNMAESGQPLTCESMSSVYRDLNIRYYGKGMHVDEEISMEWMRIPHFYRTFYVYKYSTGFCAAAALASQILQEGKPAVERYLRFLSSGGSDYPINLLKKAGVDMTSTDPVNTALKSFSKMIGQLDELL; encoded by the coding sequence ATGAGCAAAGAAAAGAAGTTACCAAAAAGATCAGAGATACCTGACAAATGGAAATGGAAGCTGGAGGATCTTTATCCATCCGATGAGGCATGGGAACAGGATTATCAACGGATCAGGGAGGCAATTCCCGATATTCAAGCAGCCAGGGGAACATTGTGTCAGTCTGCCGAACAATTTCTGAAAGGTTTGAATGTGTATTTTGAATGGGTGGAGAAGGCGGAACACCTGTTTGTTTATGCCAGTATGAAAAGAGATGAAGATAACGGTAATGCCGAGTCCCAGGCATTGCTGGACCGGGCACGGGAAGTCCTGACAGCGGGGGAAAGTGCCGCATCTTTCCTGGTACCGGAGATATTGTCCATTTCCAGGGATACTCTCAGGGACTTCATGGAGTCCTGTGAAGGCCTGAAGGTTTATGATCAGTACCTGGACGAAATCACCCGCCGGAAGGAGCACTACCTGTCTGACAGAGAGGAGGAAATCCTTGCCATGGCCGGTGAGATGGCTGCAGCTCCCAGAAACATATTCAGCATGATCAACAATGCAGATATTCGCTTCCCTGAAGTGCACGACGTGAATGGGGAAAAGATTGAGTTGACAAAGGGAAGATACACGCAGCTGATGGGAAACCGGGACAGGGCAGTCCGAAAGGAAGCTTTCCATGCCTTTTATGCGACTTATGCAGAGCAGAAAAATGCCATTTCTGCTGCATTGAATGCCAGTGTGAAAAAGGATATTTTTTTCAGTAAAGTACGGCACTACCCCTCGGACCTGGAAGCCTCCCTGGATGAGGACAATGTTCCGAAATCCGTGTATGATAATCTGATCGGAGCAGTGGGGCAGAATCTGGACGCAATGTACCGGTATGTTGACTTGAAAAAACATGCTTTACAGGTGGATGAATTGCATATGTATGATGTCTATGCCCCCATTGTAAAGGATGTGGACTGGAATATCTCCTATGACCGCGCGAAGGAAATCGTGGCGGAGGGATTGGGGCCTTTGGGTGCCGATTATCAGAAGATCCTGCAGAAAGGCTTTGCCGGCGGATGGATTGATGTGATGGAGAATGAAGGCAAGACAAGTGGCGGATATTCACAGGGAGTCTATGGCGTGCATCCCTATATCCTGCTCAATTACCAGGGAAATATCGCCAGTGTGTTTACCCTGGCCCATGAAATGGGACATTCCATTCATAGCTATCTGTCCGGTAAAAATCAACCCTTTGCCAAAGCTGAGTACCGGATATTCGTAGCCGAGGTGGCTTCCACTCTCAATGAGATTCTTCTTACAGAGCATCTTCTGCATACGTTGGAGGATCCGAAACAAAAAGCATACGTTCTGAATTATTATCTGGAGCAGTTCCGTACCACGGTATACCGGCAGACCATGTTTGCAGAGTTTGAGAAAAGCATTCACAATATGGCAGAAAGCGGTCAGCCGCTCACATGTGAGAGTATGTCTTCCGTCTATCGGGATCTCAATATCCGGTACTATGGCAAGGGAATGCATGTGGACGAGGAAATCAGCATGGAATGGATGCGGATTCCTCATTTCTACCGGACCTTCTATGTTTATAAATACTCCACCGGCTTCTGCGCTGCAGCAGCTCTCGCAAGCCAGATTCTTCAGGAAGGGAAACCGGCAGTGGAGCGTTATCTTCGGTTCCTGTCTTCCGGTGGTTCCGATTATCCCATCAATCTCCTGAAAAAGGCCGGTGTGGATATGACATCCACCGATCCGGTAAATACGGCTTTAAAAAGCTTCTCCAAAATGATCGGACAATTGGATGAACTTCTCTGA
- the sfsA gene encoding DNA/RNA nuclease SfsA yields MNYPNIVPGIFLSRPNRFVARVRINGREETAHVKNTGRCRELLIPGAEIYLQHHDNPRRKTRFSLISVKKGDKLINIDSQAPNQVLKEALQDGIYLPGLAHPITCIQPESVFGNSRFDFYVEAGRQKVYMEAKGVTLEQDGVAMFPDAPTERGVKHVRELTRAAQESFTAYVFFVIQMKGIFCMMPNDRMHAAFGSSLREARKAGVHIIAYDCIAKPESLCLDQPVSVIL; encoded by the coding sequence TTGAACTATCCGAATATCGTACCGGGGATTTTCCTGTCCCGGCCCAATCGTTTCGTTGCCCGTGTAAGAATCAACGGCAGGGAGGAAACGGCTCATGTAAAGAATACGGGGCGATGCCGGGAGCTGCTGATCCCCGGCGCAGAAATTTATTTGCAGCATCATGATAATCCCCGGCGCAAGACCCGGTTTTCCCTGATTTCCGTAAAGAAGGGTGACAAGTTGATTAATATTGACAGCCAGGCACCCAATCAGGTGTTGAAGGAAGCACTGCAGGATGGAATTTATCTGCCGGGGCTGGCGCATCCGATTACCTGCATCCAGCCGGAGTCGGTATTTGGAAATTCCCGGTTTGATTTCTATGTGGAAGCCGGCAGGCAGAAGGTCTATATGGAAGCCAAGGGGGTCACACTGGAGCAGGATGGTGTCGCCATGTTTCCGGATGCTCCGACGGAGCGCGGAGTGAAGCATGTTCGTGAATTGACCCGGGCTGCACAAGAAAGTTTTACCGCATATGTTTTTTTTGTAATTCAAATGAAGGGTATATTCTGTATGATGCCAAATGACAGAATGCATGCTGCGTTTGGCAGCTCGCTGCGGGAGGCCAGGAAGGCCGGCGTTCATATTATAGCATATGATTGTATTGCCAAGCCGGAAAGTCTGTGCCTGGATCAGCCGGTTTCGGTCATTTTGTAG
- the rhaB gene encoding rhamnulokinase, producing the protein MKKQSMIAFDLGAGSGRGMIGHFNGSRLEMEECHRFSNDPVELTGHTYWDILRLYREICQGLLKFSNQEEDGIASVGIDTWGVDFGLLDRSGQLMGNPYHYRDVRTDGIPEKAFQKVSKEEIYQRTGIAFQPFNTLYQLLSVRLSNPDLLEKASAMLFIPDLLSYFLTGEKKTEFTEATTSQLLAADSGYWDRQLLKKLDIPDHYLTDLDVPGTKRGKVKKEIASQLGIGEVPLIAVATHDTGSAVAAVPASEGSYAFLSSGTWSLMGVETGRPIINENTLKWNYTNEGCVGGKYRLLKNIMGLWIIQECKREWDRNGEHYSFDDMVRMAESGAPFQSVIDPDAGLFYYAGDMPEKVQRYCRRTEQHVPQDKGEIIRCVYESLALKYRWSFERLQAILGKSLDALHIVGGGTRNRMLNQFTANALNKPVLCGPTEATAIGNLMVQAMALGEVRNQNEIRQVVKKSFPTENYLPEATDAWEEAYHKFSKLLQQESERKDS; encoded by the coding sequence ATGAAAAAGCAGAGCATGATTGCATTTGACCTGGGTGCCGGCAGCGGCAGAGGCATGATAGGCCATTTCAACGGCAGCCGGCTTGAAATGGAGGAATGCCATCGTTTTTCCAATGATCCGGTGGAACTTACCGGTCACACCTACTGGGATATTCTTCGACTGTACCGGGAAATCTGCCAGGGACTGCTAAAATTCTCCAACCAGGAGGAAGACGGCATCGCATCTGTGGGCATTGATACCTGGGGAGTGGATTTTGGTTTGTTGGACCGTTCGGGACAGCTGATGGGCAATCCGTATCATTATCGTGATGTTCGTACGGACGGTATTCCTGAAAAAGCGTTTCAAAAGGTTTCCAAAGAGGAAATATATCAACGTACCGGCATTGCCTTTCAGCCTTTCAATACCTTGTATCAGCTCCTTTCTGTCCGGCTCTCCAATCCGGACCTTCTGGAGAAAGCATCTGCCATGCTTTTTATCCCCGATCTTCTCAGCTATTTCCTGACAGGAGAGAAGAAAACGGAGTTTACCGAAGCGACAACCAGCCAGCTTTTGGCTGCGGACAGCGGATATTGGGACAGGCAGCTGCTGAAGAAACTGGATATTCCGGATCACTATCTGACGGATCTGGATGTTCCGGGGACCAAACGGGGAAAGGTAAAAAAGGAAATTGCATCTCAGCTCGGGATCGGGGAGGTGCCGCTGATTGCGGTAGCCACACATGATACCGGCTCTGCGGTGGCGGCTGTCCCTGCTTCGGAAGGAAGCTATGCTTTTCTCAGCAGCGGGACCTGGTCCCTGATGGGAGTGGAAACAGGCCGGCCGATCATCAATGAAAACACGTTGAAATGGAATTACACCAACGAGGGATGCGTCGGCGGAAAATATCGTTTGCTGAAGAATATTATGGGCCTTTGGATCATACAGGAATGCAAAAGGGAATGGGATCGGAATGGGGAGCATTACAGTTTTGATGATATGGTACGTATGGCAGAGTCCGGCGCTCCGTTCCAGTCTGTGATCGATCCCGATGCAGGGCTGTTCTATTATGCCGGGGACATGCCTGAAAAGGTGCAGCGATACTGCCGCCGGACGGAGCAGCACGTACCGCAGGACAAGGGCGAAATCATCCGGTGTGTTTATGAAAGTCTTGCCCTGAAGTACAGATGGTCCTTTGAACGGCTGCAAGCCATACTTGGCAAATCACTGGACGCTCTGCATATCGTTGGCGGAGGTACCAGGAACCGGATGCTGAATCAGTTCACAGCTAATGCATTGAACAAACCGGTGCTTTGCGGGCCGACGGAAGCAACCGCCATTGGCAATCTGATGGTTCAGGCAATGGCGCTGGGTGAAGTCCGGAATCAGAATGAGATCCGTCAGGTTGTGAAGAAGTCTTTCCCGACGGAGAATTATCTTCCGGAAGCAACCGATGCCTGGGAAGAAGCGTACCATAAATTCTCAAAGCTGCTGCAGCAGGAGTCGGAAAGAAAGGATTCCTGA
- the yfbR gene encoding 5'-deoxynucleotidase: MKFIQRWGLMRNVSRENIQEHSLQVAMIAHNLAIVRNRFYGGSVDPQRVLLLAVYHEASEVITGDLATPIKYFNPKIKKAYKDIEKVANKRLLAMLPDALQPEYESVLFPIPEDEDHWRIVKEADKLCAYLKCLEELKAGNKEFSKAERTICRELEQMKAEHPEVAYFMEQFLPSFQLTLDELN, from the coding sequence ATGAAGTTTATACAGCGCTGGGGCCTGATGCGCAACGTAAGCCGGGAAAACATTCAGGAGCACAGTTTGCAGGTCGCAATGATTGCCCATAACCTGGCGATTGTCCGAAACAGGTTCTACGGAGGAAGTGTGGATCCCCAGAGGGTCCTGCTTCTGGCTGTCTACCATGAAGCAAGTGAAGTGATTACCGGAGATCTGGCAACTCCCATAAAATATTTCAATCCCAAAATCAAAAAAGCCTATAAGGATATTGAAAAAGTGGCGAATAAAAGACTTCTGGCCATGCTGCCCGATGCTTTGCAGCCGGAGTATGAATCGGTGCTGTTTCCAATCCCGGAGGATGAGGATCATTGGAGGATTGTCAAGGAGGCGGACAAGCTCTGTGCTTATCTGAAATGCCTGGAAGAGCTGAAAGCCGGCAATAAGGAGTTTTCCAAGGCAGAACGGACCATTTGCCGGGAGTTGGAGCAGATGAAGGCGGAGCACCCGGAAGTGGCCTACTTTATGGAACAGTTTCTGCCCAGTTTTCAGCTCACCCTGGACGAATTGAACTGA
- a CDS encoding CapA family protein has translation MIQRVHLTLIAFICIFLLVSCAGSKQQDVFTGPEVNPSATEDSGTIRPETPKPSPVPKTTTLELRAVGDIMMHDPQVEAGLQADGTYHFNHFFEDIQPYLKGADIVMGNLETTISNEEKGYSGYPNFRSPAALIEALKNAGFQILTTANNHALDGREFGTVHTLDTLDGYGLLHTGTARTSEERDRILMVEKNNIKVGILAYTYGTNGMEVTIPDGKLPFMINYIDRDRIREDIHRAREEGAEVLITCIHWGKEYERNPGDSQREMADFLASQGVDVIFGSHPHVLQPMERRKVRLEDGTEKEVFLIYSLGNFISNQRDPYRDSGVILDLKINKDTRTGSIHLGEISYTPTWVYRFSQNGKPDFRVLPVGKFMKNGELSGTAEERIRSVWNETTTHLGQDGFQVNE, from the coding sequence ATGATACAAAGAGTCCATTTGACTCTTATCGCTTTTATCTGTATCTTTTTGCTGGTATCCTGCGCCGGGTCAAAACAACAGGATGTCTTTACCGGTCCGGAAGTGAACCCATCCGCCACGGAGGATTCCGGGACCATCCGTCCGGAAACCCCGAAACCTTCCCCTGTGCCGAAGACAACCACTCTGGAGCTGCGGGCAGTGGGGGACATTATGATGCACGATCCACAGGTGGAAGCTGGTTTGCAGGCAGACGGCACCTATCACTTCAATCATTTCTTTGAAGATATCCAGCCTTATCTGAAAGGCGCCGATATTGTCATGGGCAATCTTGAGACAACTATCAGCAATGAAGAAAAAGGATACAGCGGATACCCCAATTTCCGGAGCCCTGCAGCTTTGATCGAGGCATTGAAGAATGCAGGATTCCAAATTCTTACGACTGCAAACAACCATGCTTTGGACGGCAGGGAGTTCGGCACCGTTCACACATTGGATACCCTGGATGGGTATGGCCTTCTTCATACCGGTACAGCACGGACTTCCGAAGAGCGGGACCGCATTCTCATGGTTGAGAAAAATAACATCAAAGTAGGGATTCTTGCTTATACCTATGGAACGAACGGTATGGAAGTTACCATTCCGGACGGGAAACTTCCATTTATGATAAATTATATTGACAGGGACAGAATTCGTGAGGACATTCACCGCGCCAGGGAGGAGGGTGCAGAGGTACTGATTACCTGTATCCACTGGGGAAAGGAATATGAAAGGAATCCAGGGGACTCCCAGAGGGAAATGGCGGATTTTCTCGCATCCCAGGGGGTGGATGTTATTTTCGGAAGTCATCCGCATGTTCTGCAGCCCATGGAGCGCAGGAAAGTCCGTCTGGAAGACGGTACGGAAAAAGAGGTATTTCTGATTTATTCCCTGGGAAACTTTATCTCCAATCAACGGGATCCCTATCGGGACAGCGGTGTGATTCTTGATCTGAAAATCAATAAGGATACCCGTACGGGGTCCATTCATCTGGGAGAAATTTCCTATACGCCGACTTGGGTTTACCGGTTCTCTCAGAACGGAAAGCCGGATTTCCGGGTGCTGCCAGTCGGTAAATTTATGAAGAACGGAGAGCTGAGTGGTACCGCAGAGGAGCGGATCCGTTCAGTGTGGAACGAAACGACCACCCATCTGGGACAGGACGGATTCCAGGTCAATGAATAA
- a CDS encoding DUF368 domain-containing protein yields MVSDFLKGLVIGIGAIAPGVSGGTLAILLGVYEEITEALAHIFTDFKKKVFKYAPMALGIVLGVLVFSRVIHYLFENFEIPVKYLFIGLMIGTFPSLKKQADKQGFRYRYLIIFILSFVVTLLLSKMEGSAVRAVSHARPGLLHTALYGAIVGLGTLLPGISTSFILMYLGVYPVLLEGLSGLDLSVLIPAGIGAVLSILVFAKIINLLFQKAYGYTYYAIFGFTIGSVFSIFPGIGWNWRYLLCVLLLVIGCAFSYRLSSYEPDKQSNK; encoded by the coding sequence TTGGTTTCTGATTTTTTAAAAGGCCTGGTCATCGGGATTGGTGCGATTGCACCGGGTGTCAGCGGGGGGACTCTTGCCATTTTGCTGGGTGTTTATGAAGAAATAACCGAAGCACTCGCCCATATCTTTACAGATTTCAAAAAGAAGGTTTTCAAATACGCTCCCATGGCATTGGGAATTGTTTTGGGAGTACTGGTCTTCAGTCGGGTCATTCACTATTTGTTTGAAAATTTTGAGATTCCGGTAAAATATCTTTTTATTGGTCTTATGATCGGAACCTTTCCGTCTTTGAAAAAGCAGGCCGACAAGCAGGGATTCCGCTATCGGTATTTGATAATCTTTATATTGTCGTTCGTGGTCACGCTTTTGCTTTCCAAAATGGAGGGCTCTGCAGTGAGGGCGGTTTCCCATGCCCGTCCCGGACTCCTGCATACGGCCCTTTATGGTGCCATAGTCGGACTGGGAACTTTGCTTCCCGGCATCAGCACCTCCTTTATTCTGATGTATCTGGGGGTATATCCGGTATTGCTGGAGGGGCTGTCCGGTCTGGATCTTTCTGTTCTGATCCCGGCAGGAATCGGAGCGGTGCTGAGCATCCTTGTGTTTGCCAAAATCATCAATTTATTGTTTCAGAAGGCATATGGATATACTTATTATGCCATATTCGGCTTTACCATTGGTTCGGTTTTTTCCATTTTTCCGGGCATTGGATGGAACTGGCGTTATCTTCTGTGTGTGCTGCTCCTCGTGATTGGCTGTGCCTTTTCTTATCGGCTGAGCAGCTACGAACCGGATAAACAGAGTAATAAATGA
- a CDS encoding nucleoside kinase, translating to MEHTIQVNWSGKTITVKKGTVLRELLSAPSDSNSPLIVAARVDNRIRELTYPLEMDCRVEPVDLSMKDGERIYTRSLTFVFIRACREVFPDCTVSVEHSFGNGLYCEVHGRITLTPRQVHRIEQQMREIIEQDEPFQKIEVSREEADAIYRKMRFSDKAEILKYRPGDTVGLYQCSWMMDYLYGYMVPSTGYLKRFGLKFYLPGVILQYPSREKTNRLRNFQDNPKLFRVFRQAEKWSDSLGIRNIAELNNCIEEGRGRELIRIGEAHQENQIAGMAERIASRKDAIRLILIAGPSSSGKTTFAQRLKIQLMVSGLHPVPISMDNYFLNRNQVPVDENGKQDLESIDVIDLELFNEQMTRLIQGQEVELPHYNFLTGEREYIGNVIRLSEDQPIIVEGIHGMNEKLTEMIPGENKFKIYVSALTQLNVDNHNRIPTTDVRLIRRMVRDYHFRSTSVEETLGMWSSVRRGEERNIFPFQESADIMFNSALLYELAVLKPYLLPLLEGVPEEHPFYMEVNRLKNFLKYFLSLDSSEVPNNSILREFIGGSCFEEEVTDVF from the coding sequence ATGGAACATACAATACAGGTGAACTGGAGTGGGAAGACCATCACAGTAAAAAAGGGAACGGTTCTCCGGGAGTTGCTTTCGGCTCCTTCGGATTCCAATTCCCCTCTGATCGTTGCAGCCAGGGTGGACAACCGGATCCGGGAACTGACCTATCCGTTGGAAATGGATTGCAGGGTGGAGCCGGTGGACTTGTCCATGAAGGATGGGGAACGCATTTATACCCGTAGCCTGACGTTTGTCTTTATCCGTGCCTGCAGGGAGGTGTTTCCGGACTGTACGGTTTCCGTCGAGCATTCCTTTGGCAACGGGCTTTACTGTGAAGTCCACGGCCGGATTACCCTTACGCCCAGACAGGTACATCGGATCGAACAGCAAATGAGAGAAATCATTGAACAGGATGAACCCTTTCAGAAGATAGAAGTCTCCAGGGAAGAGGCGGATGCAATTTACCGGAAAATGCGTTTTTCGGATAAGGCGGAAATCCTGAAATATCGTCCCGGGGATACCGTCGGTTTGTACCAGTGCAGCTGGATGATGGATTACCTGTATGGCTATATGGTGCCTTCTACAGGGTACCTGAAGCGTTTTGGCCTGAAGTTCTATCTTCCTGGTGTTATTCTGCAGTATCCTTCCAGGGAAAAGACAAACCGTTTACGGAATTTTCAGGACAACCCCAAATTGTTCAGGGTCTTCCGGCAGGCCGAAAAGTGGTCTGATTCCCTGGGAATACGGAATATAGCGGAACTGAACAATTGCATTGAAGAAGGAAGGGGGCGGGAGCTGATCCGGATTGGAGAAGCTCATCAGGAAAACCAGATTGCAGGGATGGCAGAAAGAATCGCCAGCCGGAAGGACGCGATCCGACTGATTCTGATTGCCGGTCCCTCCTCTTCCGGAAAGACAACATTTGCGCAGAGACTGAAAATACAGCTGATGGTGAGCGGTCTGCACCCCGTGCCAATATCCATGGATAATTACTTTCTGAATCGAAACCAGGTGCCTGTGGATGAAAATGGGAAGCAGGATCTGGAATCCATTGATGTGATTGACCTGGAATTGTTCAACGAACAGATGACACGGCTGATTCAGGGTCAGGAAGTGGAGCTTCCCCATTATAATTTCCTGACAGGAGAACGGGAATATATCGGAAACGTGATTCGTTTATCGGAAGATCAGCCTATTATTGTGGAAGGAATTCACGGCATGAATGAGAAGCTGACCGAAATGATACCGGGGGAGAACAAATTCAAAATCTATGTCAGTGCCCTGACCCAGCTGAATGTGGACAATCATAACCGGATTCCGACGACAGATGTACGGCTGATCCGAAGAATGGTGCGGGACTATCACTTTCGCAGCACTTCCGTGGAGGAAACCCTGGGAATGTGGTCTTCCGTCAGAAGGGGAGAGGAAAGAAACATATTTCCCTTTCAGGAATCGGCGGATATCATGTTCAATTCTGCCCTGCTCTATGAGCTGGCAGTGCTGAAGCCATACCTTCTGCCGCTGCTGGAAGGGGTGCCGGAGGAGCATCCTTTTTATATGGAAGTGAATCGGCTGAAGAACTTCCTGAAATATTTCTTAAGCCTTGATTCTTCTGAGGTTCCCAATAATTCAATACTCAGGGAATTCATAGGGGGAAGCTGTTTTGAAGAGGAAGTGACAGATGTTTTCTGA